A window from Megalobrama amblycephala isolate DHTTF-2021 linkage group LG21, ASM1881202v1, whole genome shotgun sequence encodes these proteins:
- the si:ch211-160o17.6 gene encoding protein FAM107B has product MVHKNQKTESSSCETAASQQTTEGQDDLIRPKKLSNPVLECSCRRRLHRELLVSHRCGLLPEEKPELKRVLEQRRLEQHREREQASQPPSDLEQELHKRRQKLVAYEQEELRHRENIRNIPEFVRVRENLRHVTITGY; this is encoded by the exons ATGGTACACAAGAATCAGAAAACAG AAAGCTCCAGCTGTGAGACTGCTGCATCTCAGCAGACTACTGAAGGCCAGGACGATCTTATCCGTCCGAAGAAACTGTCCAACCCTGTTTTGGAATGTTCTTGTCGTAGAAGGTTACATCGTGAACTGCTCGTCAGCCACAGATG CGGTCTCCTGCCTGAAGAGAAGCCGGAGCTCAAGCGGGTGCTGGAACAGAGGAGACTGGAgcagcacagagagagagaacaagcCTCACAGCCGCCGTCAGACCTGGAGCAAGAGCTGCACAAGAGACGGCAGAAACTCGTGGCG TACGAGCAGGAAGAGCTGAGGCACAGAGAAAACATACGAAACATTCCAGAGTTTGTTCGCGTGCGGGAAAACCTGAGACACGTCACCATCACAGGCTACTGA
- the b3galt6 gene encoding beta-1,3-galactosyltransferase 6, translated as MNLVRLVCRHKTALALCVLFLFAVVLLFLAKCTSETLKPAESPGVAPRAESRQKQPAGPPRARELSAFLVVLITTGPKYTERRSIIRSTWLTKQDPEVLYWFVIGTEGLPAEDLQNLGTEQVRHHDLLLLSDLRDSYENLTQKLLHMYSWLDQNVDFKFVLKADDDTFARLDLLKEELKTKEPSRLYWGFFSGRGRVKTAGKWKESTWDLCDYYLPYALGGGYVLSADLVHYVHLNVGFLKIWQSEDVSLGAWLAPVDVKRLHDPRFDTEYKSRGCSNKYLVTHKQSLEDMLEKHQTLQRDGHLCKEEVKLRLSYIYDWSVPPSQCCQRKDGIP; from the coding sequence ATGAATTTGGTCCGTCTCGTGTGTCGTCATAAGACAGCCCTGGCACTCTGTGTCCTCTTCCTATTCGCTGTCGTCCTTTTATTCCTCGCCAAATGTACGTCTGAGACGCTGAAACCAGCCGAGTCCCCAGGGGTGGCGCCGCGGGCCGAGTCGCGTCAAAAGCAGCCGGCAGGACCTCCCCGTGCCAGAGAGCTCTCTGCGTTCCTGGTCGTTCTCATCACCACGGGGCCAAAGTACACAGAGCGTCGCAGCATTATCCGGAGCACCTGGCTGACCAAGCAGGATCCCGAAGTGCTCTACTGGTTTGTCATTGGCACCGAGGGTTTACCCGCCGAAGACCTCCAGAACCTCGGAACCGAGCAGGTCCGTCACCATGACCTCCTCTTGCTCTCAGACCTCCGGGATTCGTACGAGAACCTCACGCAGAAACTGCTTCACATGTACTCGTGGTTGGACCAAAACGTGGACTTTAAATTCGTTCTGAAGGCAGATGATGACACCTTTGCCCGCTTGGATCTCCTCAAAGAGGAGTTGAAGACCAAGGAGCCCAGTCGCCTCTACTGGGGCTTCTTCTCTGGCCGTGGCAGAGTGAAAACAGCCGGGAAATGGAAAGAAAGTACTTGGGATCTGTGCGACTACTACTTACCGTATGCTCTAGGTGGGGGCTACGTGCTATCCGCTGACCTCGTGCACTACGTGCATCTTAATGTGGGCTTTCTAAAGATCTGGCAGAGTGAGGACGTATCCTTGGGTGCGTGGTTGGCCCCCGTGGACGTGAAGCGGCTTCACGATCCACGCTTCGACACGGAGTACAAGTCGCGCGGCTGCAGCAATAAGTATCTGGTCACACACAAGCAGAGTTTAGAGGACATGTTGGAGAAACATCAGACACTACAGCGAGATGGGCACCTGTGCAAAGAGGAAGTCAAACTAAGGCTGTCCTATATTTACGACTGGAGCGTCCCACCTTCCCAGTGTTGCCAGCGGAAGGATGGCATCCCCTGA
- the hipk1b gene encoding LOW QUALITY PROTEIN: homeodomain-interacting protein kinase 1 (The sequence of the model RefSeq protein was modified relative to this genomic sequence to represent the inferred CDS: deleted 2 bases in 2 codons), producing the protein MASQLQVFSPPSVSSSAFCRVKKMKVESCAWDASNEAYSSVGQYSFNPAAGLPFGASGLVFPPASRGQVVVRAADSTGSLPRGSSRRTSHNTHHSESHSSRGHRYGVKRKNEEVESSGGGGSGSGSVQILEELSAPAFSARTGGAGTTAQSIPHSAPTTKSSSSNGEGDYQLVQHEILCSVSNSYEVLEFLGRGTFGQVAKCWKRGTNEIVAIKILKNHPSYARQGQIEVSILNRLSAENADEFNFVRSYECFQHKGHTCLVFEMLEQNLYDFLKHSKFSPLPLRHIRPILQQVATALMKLKSLGLIHADLKPENIMLVDPIRQPYRVKVIDFGSASHVSKAVCSTYLQSRYYRAPEIILGLPFCEAIDMWSLGCVIAELFLGWPLYPGASEYDQIRYISQTQGLPPEYLLSAGTKTSRFFNRGPDSSYPLWRLKTPSEHESEMGIKSKEARKYIFNCLDDMMQVNLPTHLEGTDMLAEKADRRELIDLLKRMLRLDADKRITPTKTLAHPFVTMSHLLNFPHSSHVKSCFQNMDICKRRNSSFDSGKALFAANAVPGTAGNLTVTFSSQLNQHSQVPAAGGAVPLLNYQPALYQQATINIPGLAQPSIPMQTRPTQLCAQTEPFQQTLIVCPPTTIQGLPSSNKTSSYPVRMDNSVPVVQQNQSTQPLQIQPSMLTQGSCTPLMVATLHPHTAGVASQYPLPLALGCGAGRPALLEQTATVLQTWPAGTQQILIPSAWQQVPGMTIHNSSHQPVVTESPLEALLSENSTQQTSSWRASQSGQHNGVVQQNPHILAGLNSTQSLSRGTSTVTRSQNKRSRICCDTASSSALVSSQSYSAILTQPIIISDTPSPAVSVITIHSDSDDEDERKFHPASFGPSHRTNVISCLTVHDSDSSTASPLTPKPQNSHVGVQSSRLSKSLAVVAPSVKAQPVESSISAKIPPAVGLTQNYYMKPKRAVAATRQPSSSGESVTDPQQEPSRSQPLNLSQTTVSSSQGPSGGSLRRQHTYPPASAHYCLQEAPSFTSTPSLYTYPTPASHMEHLLVQGSSPSIHVPPTSHYAASLIPKDSIGGVVHRLSAHYQQHYPAHPYVTTSTSTTRGSGAYNSYQLSPRRVPQYPYI; encoded by the exons ATGGCTTCACAGCTGCAGGTTTTCTCCCCTCCATCTGTGTCTTCCAGTGCCTTCTGCAGGGTGAAAAAAATGAAGGTGGAGAGCTGTGCTTGGGATGCTTCCAATGAAGCGTATAGTTCTGTGGGCCAGTACAGCTTCAACCCCGCAGCGGGCCTCCCTTTCGGCGCCTCCGGCCTGGTCTTTCCCCCGGCGTCCCGGGGACAGGTTGTGGTCCGTGCCGCAGACAGCACCGGGAGCCTCCCGCGTGGGTCCAGTCGCAGGACCTCCCACAACACCCACCACTCGGAGTCCCACTCCTCCCGCGGGCACAGGTACGGTGTGAAGAGGAAGAATGAGGAAGTGGAGAGTTCCGGAGGAGGTGGGAGTGGTAGCGGCAGCGTTCAGATTCTGGAGGAGCTCTCGGCTCCTGCCTTCTCCGCACGTACGGGAGGAGCGGGGACCACCGCCCAGTCCATCCCCCACTCGGCCCCCACCACCAAAAGCAGCAGCTCCAACGGGGAAGGGGACTACCAGCTGGTCCAACACGAGATCCTCTGCTCCGTCTCCAACAGCTACGAAGTTCTCGAGTTTCTCGGTCGGGGCACATTTGGGCAGGTGGCCAAGTGCTGGAAAAGAGGAACTAATGAGATT GTGGCCATCAAAATCCTAAAGAACCATCCATCATATGCACGACAGGGACAGATCGAG GTGAGCATTTTAAACCGGCTCAGTGCGGAGAACGCTGACGAGTTCAACTTTGTGCGCTCCTACGAGTGTTTCCAACACAAGGGCCACACGTGCTTGGTGTTTGAAATGCTGGAGCAGAACCTTTACGACTTCCTGAAGCACAGTAAGTTCAGCCCTCTGCCTCTGAGGCACATCCGCCCCATCCTGCAGCAGGTGGCCACCGCCCTGATGAAGCTGAAGAGCCTGGGTCTCATCCACGCTGATCTGAAGCCTGAGAACATCATGCTTGTGGACCCAATCAGACAGCCCTACAGGGTAAAGGTTATCGACTTCGGATCAGCCAGCCACGTCTCCAAAGCCGTCTGCTCGACTTACCTTCAGTCTCGTTACTACAG AGCCCCCGAGATCATCCTGGGTCTGCCATTCTGTGAAGCTATTGACATGTGGTCGCTGGGCTGTGTGATTGCAGAGCTCTTTCTGGGCTGGCCGCTGTATCCAGGAGCTTCAGAATATGACCAG ATTCGGTACATTTCTCAGACACAGGGATTGCCTCCAGAGTATCTCTTGAGTGCTGGCACAAAGACAAGCCGCTTCTTCAACAGAGGACCAGACTCCAGCTATCCACTGTGGAGGTTAAAG ACCCCATCTGAACATGAGTCCGAAATGGGCATCAAGTCCAAAGAAGCGAGAAAATACATCTTCAATTGTTTAGATGACATGATGCAG GTCAATCTGCCTACTCATTTAGAAGGTACAGACATGTTGGCGGAGAAGGCGGACCGACGTGAGTTGATTGACCTGCTGAAGAGGATGCTGAGACTGGACGCTGATAAAAGAATCACGCCCACAAAGACCCTGGCACATCCGTTTGTGACCATGAGCCACTTGCTTAACTTCCCTCACAGCTCTCA TGTGAAGTCATGCTTCCAGAACATGGATATCTGCAAGAGAAGGAACAGTAGCTTTGACAGTGGAAAGGCCCTGTTTGCTGCTAACGCTGTTCCTGGAACTGCAGGAAACCTGACTGTGACCTTCAGCAGCCAGCTTAATCAGCACAGCCAGGTTCCGGCTGCTGGTGGAGCTGTTCCTCTCCTCAACTACCAGCCAGCCCTTTACCAGCAGGCTACCATAAACATCCCAGGCCTGGCCCAACCCAGCATCCCCATGCAGACCCGCCCCACACAGCTGTGTGCTCAGACTGAACCTTTCCAGCAAACCCTCATCGTCTGCCCCCCGACCACTATCCAAG GGCTTCCATCTTCTAATAAAACCTCTAGCTATCCTGTCAGGATGGATAACAGTGTTCCTGTTGTCCAGCAGAACCAGTCCACACAA CCCCTTCAGATTCAGCCCAGCATGCTGACACAG GGCTCCTGTACGCCTCTGATGGTGGCCACACTGCACCCCCACACAGCGGGAGTGGCATCCCAGTACCCGCTGCCCCTGGCACTGGGCTGTGGGGCAGGAAGGCCTGCCCTACTGGAGCAGACAGCCACAGTGCTG CAGACCTGGCCAGCCGGTACCCAGCAGATCCTCATACCCTCTGCGTGGCAGCAGGTGCCTGGCATGACCATCCACAACTCCAGCCACCAGCCTGTAGTGACCGAATCACCTCTGGAGGCCCTACTGTCTGAGAACTCTACACAGCAAACATCAAGCTGGAG GGCGTCTCAGAGCGGTCAGCACAATGGTGTTGTCCAGCAGAACCCACACATCCTTGCCGGCCTCAATTCCACTCAATCCCTCAGTCGAGGAACCTCTACGGTCACGCGGTCCCAGAACAAGAGGAGCAGGATCTGTTGCGACACTGCCAGCAG CAGTGCTCTGGTGAGCTCTCAGTCGTACAGTGCTATTCTCACTCAGCCCATCATTATCTCTGACACCCCAAGCCCTGCTGTCAGTGTCATCACCATACACAGTGACTCTGACGATGAGGACGAAAGGAAGTTCCACCCTGCTAG CTTTGGCCCCAGCCACAGGACTAATGTGATCAGCTGTCTAACCGTTCATGATTCTGACTCCTCCACCGCCAGTCCTCTAACTCCCAAGCCCCAGAACAGTCATGTGGGTGTCCAGTCCTCACGACTGTCCAAATCCCTGGCAGTGGTGGCTCCATCTGTGAAAGCACAGCCTGTGGAAAGCTCAATATCAGCCAAAATCCCACCTGCTGTAG GTCTTACTCAGAATTACTACATGAAGCCTAAGAGGGCCGTCGCCGCCACAAGGCAGCCGAGCAGCTCAGGAGAGAGCGTCACTGACCCCCAACAGGAGCCCAGCAGATCTCAACCACTTAACCTCAGTCAG ACCACTGTCTCCTCATCCCAAGGACCATCTGGTGGCTCCCTGCGTCGACAGCACACGTACCCTCCAGCCTCCGCTCATTACTGTCTCCAGGAGGCCCCCTCGTTCACCAGCACCCCCAGCCTGTACACCTACCCCACCCCCGCATCCCACATGGAGCACCTGCTCGTCCAGGGCTCCTCCCCCTCCATTCATGTCCCGCCCACTAGTCACTATGCAGCCAGTCTTATCCCAAAGGACTCCATTGGAGGTGTGGTCCACAGACTCTCCGCCCACTACCAGCAACATTACCCCGCCCATCCTTACGTAACCACGAGCACCAGCACCACTAGAGGAAGCGGGGCGTACAACAGCTATCAGCTCAGCCCGCGGAGGGTCCCTCAGTACCCCTACATATGA